The following are from one region of the Mycolicibacterium diernhoferi genome:
- a CDS encoding amidohydrolase family protein has protein sequence MPAPERIAVRCVDSDVHPAPRVGELGQYIPEPWRSKYFGTHKVGDQIYYDAPDYAHTYAMRADSFPADGQFPCSDPELAFKQLIMEAGADIAILEPAAYPARIPEAQHAMSMALNDWQANHWLDSHNNWHERWRGSICLAIEEPEKSVEEIERWAGHPYMAQILIKAEPRPSWGNPKYDPIWAAATKNDITVSCHLSRSHYDELPMPPVGLPSYNHDFMVTYSLLAANQVMSLIFDGTFDRHPNLRIVFVEHAFTWILPLMWRMDAIYEARKSWMDIKRKPSEYVKDHIKFTTQPLDYPEDKTELSRAFEWMECEKILLFSSDYPHWTFDDPRWLVKHLPEHAREAVMFRNGIETYHLPDTVPALEGQVRVF, from the coding sequence ATGCCCGCCCCCGAACGGATCGCCGTGCGCTGCGTCGACTCCGATGTCCACCCCGCGCCCCGGGTCGGCGAACTCGGCCAGTACATCCCCGAGCCCTGGCGCAGCAAGTACTTCGGCACGCACAAGGTCGGCGATCAGATCTACTACGACGCGCCCGACTACGCCCACACCTATGCCATGCGCGCGGACTCGTTCCCGGCCGACGGCCAATTCCCCTGCAGTGACCCCGAATTGGCGTTCAAGCAGCTGATCATGGAGGCCGGCGCGGATATCGCCATCCTGGAGCCCGCCGCCTATCCGGCACGCATCCCGGAGGCCCAGCACGCCATGTCCATGGCGCTCAACGACTGGCAGGCCAACCACTGGCTGGACAGTCACAACAACTGGCACGAACGGTGGCGCGGGTCGATCTGCCTGGCCATCGAGGAGCCCGAGAAGAGTGTCGAGGAGATCGAACGCTGGGCCGGGCACCCGTACATGGCGCAGATCCTGATCAAGGCGGAGCCGCGGCCGTCCTGGGGTAATCCCAAGTACGACCCGATCTGGGCGGCGGCCACCAAGAACGACATCACCGTCAGCTGTCATCTGTCGCGCAGCCACTACGACGAGTTGCCGATGCCGCCCGTCGGGTTGCCCAGCTACAACCACGATTTCATGGTCACCTACTCGCTGCTGGCCGCGAATCAGGTGATGAGCCTGATCTTCGACGGCACCTTCGACCGGCACCCGAACCTGCGGATCGTGTTCGTCGAGCATGCCTTCACCTGGATCCTGCCGCTGATGTGGCGGATGGACGCCATCTACGAGGCCCGCAAGTCCTGGATGGACATCAAGCGCAAGCCCAGCGAGTACGTCAAGGACCACATCAAGTTCACCACCCAGCCACTGGACTACCCCGAGGACAAGACCGAGTTGTCCCGGGCCTTCGAGTGGATGGAGTGCGAGAAGATCCTGCTGTTCTCCAGTGACTACCCGCACTGGACCTTCGACGACCCGCGTTGGTTGGTCAAGCATCTGCCCGAACATGCAAGGGAGGCCGTGATGTTCCGCAATGGGATCGAGACCTATCACCTGCCCGACACCGTGCCCGCGCTCGAGGGCCAGGTCCGGGTCTTCTAG
- a CDS encoding Rieske (2Fe-2S) protein — MTQADKTPRLAQGREHVVATVDEIPHGTHKLVPIGRHGVGVYNVNGTFYAIANYCPHEGGPLCSGRARGLNIVDENVPGDAVMVRDKEYIFCPWHQWGFELATGTTAVKPEWSIRTYPVRVVGNEVLVQA, encoded by the coding sequence ATGACTCAAGCAGACAAGACGCCCCGGCTGGCCCAGGGGCGCGAACACGTGGTGGCTACCGTCGACGAGATCCCTCACGGCACACACAAACTGGTGCCCATCGGACGGCACGGCGTCGGCGTCTACAACGTCAACGGCACCTTCTACGCCATCGCCAACTACTGCCCACACGAGGGTGGCCCGCTGTGCTCAGGCCGCGCGCGGGGGTTGAACATCGTGGACGAGAACGTGCCCGGCGACGCGGTCATGGTGCGCGACAAGGAGTACATCTTCTGCCCATGGCACCAATGGGGCTTCGAACTGGCCACCGGGACCACGGCGGTCAAGCCGGAGTGGAGCATCCGCACCTACCCGGTCCGGGTGGTCGGCAACGAAGTGCTGGTGCAGGCATGA
- a CDS encoding alpha/beta fold hydrolase, translated as MSELVSESSAPSELVATEGPTLTAGEQSIEINGGNVVYEILGETGDLIALTPGGRFSKDIPGLRPLAEALVVGGYRVLLWDRPNCGKSDVQFYGQSESHMRAETLYKLVTALDAGPCIILGGSGGARDSMLTTMLYPEIVRKLVVWNIVGGVYGSFVLGGHYVTPSILAVRGLGIKGLLSVPEWRERIEQNPANRARLLDLDADEFLKVMLRWLNAFVPKPGQTIPGVPDEMFDNITVPTLIIRGGENDWDHPKRTSLEVSCLIKGSKLIDPPWPEDAWERAGEKFAQSGGKTFCLFDTWVQAAPAILDFLGPPDAS; from the coding sequence ATGAGCGAACTTGTGAGCGAATCATCGGCCCCGAGCGAACTTGTGGCCACTGAAGGCCCCACCCTGACCGCCGGGGAGCAGAGCATCGAAATCAATGGTGGCAACGTCGTCTACGAGATCCTGGGTGAGACCGGCGATCTGATCGCCCTGACGCCGGGCGGTCGGTTCAGCAAGGACATTCCGGGCCTGCGCCCATTGGCCGAGGCGCTGGTCGTGGGCGGCTACCGGGTACTGCTGTGGGACCGGCCCAACTGCGGTAAATCCGATGTGCAGTTCTACGGGCAGAGCGAATCTCACATGCGCGCCGAGACGCTCTACAAGCTGGTGACCGCACTCGACGCCGGGCCGTGCATCATCCTCGGCGGATCCGGAGGCGCCCGGGACTCGATGCTCACCACCATGCTCTACCCCGAGATCGTCCGAAAGCTGGTGGTGTGGAACATCGTCGGCGGCGTCTACGGGTCGTTCGTGCTCGGCGGGCACTACGTGACCCCCAGTATCCTCGCGGTCCGCGGCCTCGGCATCAAGGGCCTGCTGAGCGTGCCCGAATGGCGCGAGCGTATCGAGCAGAATCCGGCCAACCGTGCACGCCTGCTCGACCTCGACGCCGACGAATTTCTCAAGGTGATGCTGCGCTGGCTCAACGCCTTTGTCCCGAAGCCGGGTCAGACCATCCCCGGTGTGCCCGACGAGATGTTCGACAACATCACCGTGCCCACCCTGATCATCCGCGGCGGTGAGAACGACTGGGATCACCCCAAGCGCACCTCACTCGAGGTGAGCTGCCTGATCAAGGGGTCCAAGCTGATCGATCCGCCGTGGCCCGAGGACGCCTGGGAGCGCGCCGGCGAGAAGTTCGCCCAGAGCGGCGGAAAGACGTTCTGCCTGTTCGACACCTGGGTCCAGGCCGCCCCGGCGATCCTCGACTTCCTGGGCCCCCCGGACGCCTCGTGA